In one window of Lynx canadensis isolate LIC74 chromosome A3, mLynCan4.pri.v2, whole genome shotgun sequence DNA:
- the SYS1 gene encoding protein SYS1 homolog isoform X2 translates to MAGQFRSYVWDPLLILSQIVLMQTVYYGSLGLWLALVDGLVRSSPSLDQMFDAEILGFSTPPGRLSMMSFILNALTWS, encoded by the exons ATGGCGGGCCAGTTCCGCAGCTACGTGTGGGACCCGTTGCTGATCCTGTCGCAGATCGTCCTCATGCAGACAGTCTATTACGGCTCGCTGGGCCTGTGGCTGGCGCTGGTGGACGGGCTGGTGCGCAGCAGTCCCTCGCTGGACCAGATGTTCGACGCCGAG ATCCTGGGCTTTTCCACCCCTCCAGGCCGGCTCTCCATGATGTCCTTCATCCTCAACGCCCTCACCTG